The genomic stretch TTGCCAAATTTGCTCAAATGCTGCGCCTGCCTTCGGTAACTGGTTTCATTCTCGCCGGGCTACTTTTGGGCGAATCCGGCCTAGGCATTATTACTGTTGACCTGCTGGGCCATCAGCTGGACCACTTTACCAGTATCGCCCTGATGCTGATCGCTTTCGGCATTGGCGAACATGTGGAGCTGCGCCGTCTTGACGGTATGGGCCGCGATGTTGCCTATATTACCACCTTTCAGGCAGTGATCGGCTTTACCCTGGTCATGCTAGTCATCCTGCAGATGACCTGGCTCTTTTCCGATGCAGAAACAATAACCCGGCATCAGCTCATTCTCTCTCTGCTTTTGGGAGCTATTTCCGTGGCCACCGCACCTGCCACCACCCTGCATGTGGTTCGTGAACTCGGTGCCCGAGGCCCCATGACCTCCACCCTGATGGCCGTGGTTGCAGCGACCGATGCCATCGCCATCATGCTCTTCGGCATAGCAGTTTCCACAGCGCACAACTTGGCAAGCACGGACGGCCTCTCGATTGCTTCCATTCTTTTTTGTTTTTACGAAATCGGCGGTTCCTTGCTCGTTGGTGTCCTCACCGGTCTTCTTATCGACAAGGTCTTGGACAAGCTCCATAATAACGGGGAAATGCTCACTGCCGGACTGGCCTTGCTCCTCCTTTGCGGCGAACTGACCCGTCAGCTTCATCTCTCCTCCCTGCTGGCGGGCATGATGGCAGGTTTTGTGATGATCAACCGTGCTGAACGGGATGTCCGTCTTTTTCGCGTCATAAACGGCTTTGAGCCACCTATCTATGTCCTCTTTTTCACCTTGGCCGGAGTCCATCTGGATCTCTCCGCCCTTAAGCTGGCCGGTTGGGTGGGGCTGGCCTATTTTATCGCGAGAATCATAGGTAAATACTTTGGCAGCTGGATCGGTGCCTCTCTCTCCGGTGCCAATAAAGACGTACGCAATTTCCTCGGTCTTGCTCTTATCCCTCAGGCCGGTGTGGCTATCGGCTTTGTCTTCATGGTGAGCACAGACCCAAAGCTTGCCGACTGGGCGACCACTATCACCCCGGTGGTGCTGGCCGGGGTTGTTCTTTCCGAGCTCTGCGGCCCCCTGCTGGTTCGTATGACCATGGAAAAGGCTGGGGAAATTAACCAGGAGCTCGAACGAAAACAGCCCGGATCTGCCCTGTCCCGTCTTTTAAGCTTCAGCTCAAGGGCTTCTCATGGGAGCAGCCCTGCCCTGGAACCGTGGACAAAGGGCGAAATGCAAGCACCTGCCTCACCGGTCGGAATGGTGGTGGTGGGCACGTACCATTTTGCTACGGCCAGAGCCTTGGCCAGAGTAGCGACAATCCTGGCCCACCATTTTGATGCACTTCCTTTGGCCGTGCGAGTGCATAAAAAAGAGGAAGACAAACTGAGCGAGGAAGAACGTCAGGATCTCTTTCTCCCGGAAACCGATGAGGCGTCGCAGCTGGGCTATCCCATACACACCGAGGTTCTTTATGATAAACGGGCCTCGGCGATCATCGCGACAACCGAAAAACATAAGGCCAAGGCCTTGGTTCTGGGCTATCCCATCAGCAGAGATCCCCTAAAGTTCCAGAAAATACTTGATCCGGTGGCATCAGCTGTCAGCTGCCCGGTGGTTGCTGTTCGCTTTGTCGGGACAATGACCTGGGAGCGCATCCTGATTCCCTTTATCCAACCTGAAGAGTTGGAAGATCTGCTGCCGATTATCGAGGCCATGATCACCTCCTGCCATCCCCAACTAACCTTCCAGCACCTCCTCTTTGCCGACAGCACCCGTGACGAAATACGGGCCCGTGAAAAAGAGCTGGAGAGCTGGGCAAACTCAACAGTCTATGATGCCGACGCAATCCGCTGTCTTGCCGAGGCCTCGGAATCCCGGCTGGAATCAATCCTCAGAGAAGCCCGCCACCATGATTTGATCATTATGACGGCTTCCCAACTTAAGGGGACGAAACGGAGAGTCTTCGGCTCCTTAGCCAATGTGGTGGTGGAGAACTGCAGGAACCCGGTCTTTGTTGTCTACTCCGGAAGGACAAAAGAATCTCCAGAGGCCTCCTCATGAACAGAATACTTGTTATCGGAGGCGGAGCTGCGGGTATGCTCGCCGCAGGACAGGCCGCAGCAAGCGGGGCAGAGGTGGTCGTACTGGAAAAGATGCCGCGACCGGGACGCAAAATTGCCATCTCTGGCAAGGGACGCTGCAATCTGACCAATAGCGCAGACCTCCCGGAGTTCATCAATCATTTTGGCAGAAACGGACGTTTTCTCCGCCAGGCCTTTCAGCATTTCTTTAATCAGGACCTTGTCCAATTTTTTCAGGAACAAGGCCTTGAGCTGATCACCGAGCGCGGAGGACGGATCTTTCCCGAAAAAGGCAGGGCACCGGATGTCGTCAAGATTTTGCGGCAATGGCTGGAGGATTTATCGGTTTCTCTCCGTCCTGATTCAGCAGTGGAAAAGCTGCTGCTGAAAGACGGGCGGATTGAGGGTGTTCTCTGCAACGGCAATCCCGTGTACGGCAAGGCGGTTATTCTTGCCACCGGTGGAACCTCTTATCCGGCAACCGGCTCAACCGGGGACGGCTATGCACTGGCCGAGTCAGTCGGCCACAGCATCGAGCCGATCCGGCCCGGCCTTGTCCCTGTTACAACCCAGGGTGATCTTGCCCGGAGGCTCACCGGCCTCCATCTGCGCAATGTCGGGGTTCGGCTCACTATTTCCGATCCTGCCAGCAACAAAAAAGGGCAGAAAAGACAGAAGAAACTCTATGCATTCGGTGAACTTCTGTTCATGAAGTACGGCCTGTCCGGGCCGGTCATCCTGACTCTGAGCAACGAGATCGTTGATGCCCTGCGGGCGGATAAACAGGTCAACTTGGTGCTGGACCTCAAGCCAGCTCTTGATGACCAAAAACTGGATGCCCGCCTCCAACGTGATTTTCTGCAACGGCATAAGGAGCCCATGCATTCGGTGCTGCGGGGCCTGATGCCGGAAAAATTGGTGCAGGTCTGTCTTGCTGAAACCGGCCTTGTCGCTGACCGTCTTGCCGGAGAGGTACGAGCGGA from Candidatus Electrothrix communis encodes the following:
- a CDS encoding cation:proton antiporter produces the protein MIHDATFGIAVLLGTGLAIAKFAQMLRLPSVTGFILAGLLLGESGLGIITVDLLGHQLDHFTSIALMLIAFGIGEHVELRRLDGMGRDVAYITTFQAVIGFTLVMLVILQMTWLFSDAETITRHQLILSLLLGAISVATAPATTLHVVRELGARGPMTSTLMAVVAATDAIAIMLFGIAVSTAHNLASTDGLSIASILFCFYEIGGSLLVGVLTGLLIDKVLDKLHNNGEMLTAGLALLLLCGELTRQLHLSSLLAGMMAGFVMINRAERDVRLFRVINGFEPPIYVLFFTLAGVHLDLSALKLAGWVGLAYFIARIIGKYFGSWIGASLSGANKDVRNFLGLALIPQAGVAIGFVFMVSTDPKLADWATTITPVVLAGVVLSELCGPLLVRMTMEKAGEINQELERKQPGSALSRLLSFSSRASHGSSPALEPWTKGEMQAPASPVGMVVVGTYHFATARALARVATILAHHFDALPLAVRVHKKEEDKLSEEERQDLFLPETDEASQLGYPIHTEVLYDKRASAIIATTEKHKAKALVLGYPISRDPLKFQKILDPVASAVSCPVVAVRFVGTMTWERILIPFIQPEELEDLLPIIEAMITSCHPQLTFQHLLFADSTRDEIRAREKELESWANSTVYDADAIRCLAEASESRLESILREARHHDLIIMTASQLKGTKRRVFGSLANVVVENCRNPVFVVYSGRTKESPEASS
- a CDS encoding NAD(P)/FAD-dependent oxidoreductase, whose translation is MNRILVIGGGAAGMLAAGQAAASGAEVVVLEKMPRPGRKIAISGKGRCNLTNSADLPEFINHFGRNGRFLRQAFQHFFNQDLVQFFQEQGLELITERGGRIFPEKGRAPDVVKILRQWLEDLSVSLRPDSAVEKLLLKDGRIEGVLCNGNPVYGKAVILATGGTSYPATGSTGDGYALAESVGHSIEPIRPGLVPVTTQGDLARRLTGLHLRNVGVRLTISDPASNKKGQKRQKKLYAFGELLFMKYGLSGPVILTLSNEIVDALRADKQVNLVLDLKPALDDQKLDARLQRDFLQRHKEPMHSVLRGLMPEKLVQVCLAETGLVADRLAGEVRADERKRLRFWLKNIPFQVTGYHGFKEAIITCGGVALKEVDPRTMASKCCPGLYLAGELLDLQADTGGYNLQAAFSTGWLAGRSAAEYCHAS